A window from Bradysia coprophila strain Holo2 chromosome X unlocalized genomic scaffold, BU_Bcop_v1 contig_20, whole genome shotgun sequence encodes these proteins:
- the LOC119068989 gene encoding ethanolamine kinase isoform X1, whose translation MGTENIEKSNYQNSSPKTNDEVATIPLTIDENNVLEGAREVLKVIRPTWNDDNIKFKLFTDGITNKLVGCFHTDSKSSSPDSQQTTDIAKMSTTVPEDVVLVRVYGNKTDLLIDRKAETRNIQMLHSHGFAPCLYAIFRNGLAYEYVPGVTLTSETVAEPQVWSLIARHMADMHKIQIDCGSDDQPMLWGKVQQFLDILPETYSDSRIDERVKANFLPIRQFKDEFAALYKHLAALNSPIVFCHNDLLLGNVIYEKSTDRITFIDYEYAGQNFQAFDIGNHFTEFAGVDVIDYRHYPSKEFQLKWLRSYLEVYLGPEKCVTERDVNVLYVQTNKFALASHFLWTVWALIQAEHSTIDFDFVTFAQTRYNEYKARKDTFLALTYE comes from the exons atgggcaccgaaaatattgaaaaatccaACTATCAAAATAGTTCGCCGAAAACGAACGATGAAGTCGCTACGATACCACTAACGATAGATGAAAACAATGTCCTTGAAGGAGCTCGGGAGGTTTTAAAAGTTATTAGACCAACATGGAACGATGACAATATTAAGTTCAAG TTGTTCACAGATGGCATAACAAACAAACTGGTTGGCTGTTTTCACACGGACTCAAAATCATCGTCACCGGATTCCCAACAAACCACCGATATCGCGAAAATGTCCACCACCGTTCCGGAGGATGTCGTCTTAGTGCGTGTGTACGGCAATAAAACCGATTTACTTATCGATCGAAAAGCCGAAACGCGAAACATTCAGATGCTACATTCACATGGCTTTGCGCCGTGCTTATATGCGATATTCCGTAACGGTTTAGCGTATGAATATGTTCCAGGTGTGACGCTTACATCCGAAACGGTTGCCGAGCCGCAAGTCTGGTCTTTGATAGCTAGACATATGGCGGATATGCATAAAATACAAATCGATTGCGGAAGTGATGATCAGCCAATGCTTTGGGGTAaagttcaacaatttttagatATACTGCCGGAAACGTACAGTGACAGTCGGATAGATGAAAG GGTAAAAGCAAATTTTTTGCCAATCCGTCAATTTAAAGATGAATTTGCAGCACTCTACAAACATTTAGCGGCGCTAAACAGTCCAATAGTATTTTGTCACAATGATCTGCTGTTAGGCAATGTTATCTATGAAAAGTCAACGGATCGAATAACATTTATTGACTACGAATATGCTGGACAGAATTTCCAAGCTTTCGATATTGGGAATCATTTCACGGAATTTGCTG GGGTGGATGTGATCGATTATCGTCATTATCCGTCGAAAGAGTTTCAGCTGAAATGGTTGCGTAGTTACTTAGAAGTGTACCTGGGACCGGAAAAATGTGTCACTGAGCGGGACGTTAACGTGCTGTATGTACAAACCAATAAATTTGCATTGGCCTCACACTTTTTGTGGACTGTGTGGGCACTTATTCAGGCCGAGCATTCGACGATTGATTTCGATTTTGTGAC GTTCGCCCAAACAAGATACAATGAGTACAAGGCACGGAAAGATACGTTCCTAGCACTGACCTACGAGTGA
- the LOC119068989 gene encoding ethanolamine kinase isoform X2: MRVFRLINGITNKLVGCFHTDSKSSSPDSQQTTDIAKMSTTVPEDVVLVRVYGNKTDLLIDRKAETRNIQMLHSHGFAPCLYAIFRNGLAYEYVPGVTLTSETVAEPQVWSLIARHMADMHKIQIDCGSDDQPMLWGKVQQFLDILPETYSDSRIDERVKANFLPIRQFKDEFAALYKHLAALNSPIVFCHNDLLLGNVIYEKSTDRITFIDYEYAGQNFQAFDIGNHFTEFAGVDVIDYRHYPSKEFQLKWLRSYLEVYLGPEKCVTERDVNVLYVQTNKFALASHFLWTVWALIQAEHSTIDFDFVTFAQTRYNEYKARKDTFLALTYE, translated from the exons ATGAGAGTATTTCGTCTGATAA ATGGCATAACAAACAAACTGGTTGGCTGTTTTCACACGGACTCAAAATCATCGTCACCGGATTCCCAACAAACCACCGATATCGCGAAAATGTCCACCACCGTTCCGGAGGATGTCGTCTTAGTGCGTGTGTACGGCAATAAAACCGATTTACTTATCGATCGAAAAGCCGAAACGCGAAACATTCAGATGCTACATTCACATGGCTTTGCGCCGTGCTTATATGCGATATTCCGTAACGGTTTAGCGTATGAATATGTTCCAGGTGTGACGCTTACATCCGAAACGGTTGCCGAGCCGCAAGTCTGGTCTTTGATAGCTAGACATATGGCGGATATGCATAAAATACAAATCGATTGCGGAAGTGATGATCAGCCAATGCTTTGGGGTAaagttcaacaatttttagatATACTGCCGGAAACGTACAGTGACAGTCGGATAGATGAAAG GGTAAAAGCAAATTTTTTGCCAATCCGTCAATTTAAAGATGAATTTGCAGCACTCTACAAACATTTAGCGGCGCTAAACAGTCCAATAGTATTTTGTCACAATGATCTGCTGTTAGGCAATGTTATCTATGAAAAGTCAACGGATCGAATAACATTTATTGACTACGAATATGCTGGACAGAATTTCCAAGCTTTCGATATTGGGAATCATTTCACGGAATTTGCTG GGGTGGATGTGATCGATTATCGTCATTATCCGTCGAAAGAGTTTCAGCTGAAATGGTTGCGTAGTTACTTAGAAGTGTACCTGGGACCGGAAAAATGTGTCACTGAGCGGGACGTTAACGTGCTGTATGTACAAACCAATAAATTTGCATTGGCCTCACACTTTTTGTGGACTGTGTGGGCACTTATTCAGGCCGAGCATTCGACGATTGATTTCGATTTTGTGAC GTTCGCCCAAACAAGATACAATGAGTACAAGGCACGGAAAGATACGTTCCTAGCACTGACCTACGAGTGA
- the LOC119068989 gene encoding ethanolamine kinase isoform X3, with amino-acid sequence MSTTVPEDVVLVRVYGNKTDLLIDRKAETRNIQMLHSHGFAPCLYAIFRNGLAYEYVPGVTLTSETVAEPQVWSLIARHMADMHKIQIDCGSDDQPMLWGKVQQFLDILPETYSDSRIDERVKANFLPIRQFKDEFAALYKHLAALNSPIVFCHNDLLLGNVIYEKSTDRITFIDYEYAGQNFQAFDIGNHFTEFAGVDVIDYRHYPSKEFQLKWLRSYLEVYLGPEKCVTERDVNVLYVQTNKFALASHFLWTVWALIQAEHSTIDFDFVTFAQTRYNEYKARKDTFLALTYE; translated from the exons ATGTCCACCACCGTTCCGGAGGATGTCGTCTTAGTGCGTGTGTACGGCAATAAAACCGATTTACTTATCGATCGAAAAGCCGAAACGCGAAACATTCAGATGCTACATTCACATGGCTTTGCGCCGTGCTTATATGCGATATTCCGTAACGGTTTAGCGTATGAATATGTTCCAGGTGTGACGCTTACATCCGAAACGGTTGCCGAGCCGCAAGTCTGGTCTTTGATAGCTAGACATATGGCGGATATGCATAAAATACAAATCGATTGCGGAAGTGATGATCAGCCAATGCTTTGGGGTAaagttcaacaatttttagatATACTGCCGGAAACGTACAGTGACAGTCGGATAGATGAAAG GGTAAAAGCAAATTTTTTGCCAATCCGTCAATTTAAAGATGAATTTGCAGCACTCTACAAACATTTAGCGGCGCTAAACAGTCCAATAGTATTTTGTCACAATGATCTGCTGTTAGGCAATGTTATCTATGAAAAGTCAACGGATCGAATAACATTTATTGACTACGAATATGCTGGACAGAATTTCCAAGCTTTCGATATTGGGAATCATTTCACGGAATTTGCTG GGGTGGATGTGATCGATTATCGTCATTATCCGTCGAAAGAGTTTCAGCTGAAATGGTTGCGTAGTTACTTAGAAGTGTACCTGGGACCGGAAAAATGTGTCACTGAGCGGGACGTTAACGTGCTGTATGTACAAACCAATAAATTTGCATTGGCCTCACACTTTTTGTGGACTGTGTGGGCACTTATTCAGGCCGAGCATTCGACGATTGATTTCGATTTTGTGAC GTTCGCCCAAACAAGATACAATGAGTACAAGGCACGGAAAGATACGTTCCTAGCACTGACCTACGAGTGA
- the LOC119068983 gene encoding lipoamide acyltransferase component of branched-chain alpha-keto acid dehydrogenase complex, mitochondrial produces the protein MATYFRTHSTNFAKRILVHRNRDLLFNERLNRNFTTTLQLERKVAFNLSDIGEGIREVTVKEWYVKVGDTVEQFDNLCEVQSDKASVTITSRYDGKITKLCHTVDEIALVGKPLLEFDVADEDEEISSSSSSSSEDDVKPTADPVALELAARVKVLTTPAVRRIAMENKVDLTKVPATGRQGRVLKGDVLEYLNLVPPGTNKPHPTIVGSVPVPVTQKPVVADRVEQLKGVRKIMFKSMTESLKIPHFAYSDEVNMTNLVKLRDDLKAEAIERGVKLTYMPFLIKAASLALFKYPILNSSLDVANESVLYKGAHNISVAMATPEGLVVPNVKNCESKSVFQIASDLNQLQEKAQKGQLRPEDFANGTFSLSNIGIIGGTYTHPCIMAPQVAIGAMGKTKIVPRFGKNDEIIKAHIMSVSWSADHRVIDGVTMASFSEIWRKYLENPMLFLLDGH, from the exons ATGGCAACTTATTTTCGTACACATTCCACAAACTTTGCTAAACGCATTTTGGTGCATAGAAATCGCGACCTACTGTTTAACGAA AGactcaatagaaattttacaacaacattACAACTGGAACGGAAAGTTGCATTTAATCTGAGCGATATCGGAGAAGGGATTCGAGAGGTTACAGTAAAGGAATG GTATGTAAAAGTGGGAGATACGGTCGAACAATTCGACAATCTCTGCGAAGTTCAAAGTGACAAAGCTTCCGTAACGATAACTAGCCGATACGATGGCAAAATCACTAAATTGTGCCATACTGTTGACGAGATAGCATTAGTCGGAAAACCGTTGCTGGAATTCGACGTAGCTGACGAAGACGAAGAAATCAGTTCTAGTTCGTCTTCGTCTAGCGAGGATGACGTTAAGCCAACAGCAGATCCTGTAGCTTTAGAATTGGCAGCTAGAGTCAAAGTCCTCACCACTCCTGCTGTGCGCCGAATCGCTATGGAAAACAAGGTTGATCTAACCAAAGTTCCGGCAACGGGACGTCAAGGAAGAGTACTCAAAGGTGATGTGTTGGAGTATCTAAATCTAGTTCCACCTGGAACAAACAAGCCTCATCCAACGATAGTCGGTTCGGTTCCGGTGCCGGTCACTCAAAAACCAGTGGTTGCCGATCGTGTTGAACAACTTAAAGGCGTTCGAAAGATAATGTTCAAATCTATGACAGAATCGCTG AAAATTCCTCATTTCGCTTACAGTGATGAAGTGAATATGACCAATTTGGTAAAACTTCGGGACGATCTGAAGGCTGAAGCAATTGAACGTGGCGTTAAACTGACCTACATGCCATTCTTGATCAAAGCCGCATCATTAGCTCTGTTTAAATATCCAATTTTAAATAGTTCCTTAGACGTTGCCAATGAAAGCGTTCTGTACAAGGGTGCTCACAACATAAGCGTTGCAATGGCTACACCTGAAGGACTAGTTGTGCCTAATGTTAAAAATTGCGAAAGTAAATCCGTATTTCAGATAGCATCCGATTTGAATCAGTTGCAAGAGAAAGCACAGAAGGGTCAACTGAGACCGGAGGACTTCGCAAACGGAACATTTTCTCTTTCAAACATTGGAATT ATTGGTGGAACATATACGCATCCGTGCATTATGGCACCACAAGTTGCTATCGGAGCGATGGGAAAGACGAAG ATTGTTCCACGCTTCGGTAAGAACGATGAAATTATCAAGGCGCACATAATGAGCGTCAGTTGGTCAGCCGATCATCGTGTAATTGATGGCGTAACTATGGCAAGCTTTAGTGAAATTTGGAGAAAATATCTGGAAAATCCAATGCTATTTTTGCTGGATGGACATTAA
- the LOC119068980 gene encoding amidophosphoribosyltransferase-like produces MDTVCEKENLQGASCCRNDKNKVCKNANETVIKQKSGKELSGLTHECGVFGALACGDWPTDLDIAQIVCLGLVALQHRGQESAGIVTSMGKCAKSFNVQKGMGMINNIFNDESIRRLKGNLGIGHTRYSTSAASEEVNCQPFVVHTAHGAMAVAHNGQLVNCESLRRNVLQGGVGLSTHSDSELITQALCLNPPEGENNGPDWPARIRHLMTLAPLSYSLVIMMKDKIYGVRDPYGNRPLCIGKIVPINLGRHTSQSVPAEGWVISSESCGFLSIGARYEREVEPGEIVEITRDGIRTIDIVERPENKKLAFCIFEYVYFARSDSIFEGQMVYSVRLQCGRQLAREALVQADICSSVPESGTAAAHGYARESGLHFAEVLCKNRYVGRTFIQPSTRLRQLGVAKKFGALSENVEGKRLVLIDDSIVRGNTIGPIIKLLRDAGALEVHIRIASPPLLHPCYMGINIPTRGELIANEMNPAQLAKHVGADSLAYLSVDGLRRAVRHNMKTSKPNESDHCTACLTGEYPGGLPEELSW; encoded by the exons ATGGATACAGtttgtgaaaaagaaaatttgcaagGAGCCTCTTGCTGTCGTAATGATAAAAACAAAGTCTGTAAGAACG CTAATGAAACGGTGATAAAACAAAAGTCTGGAAAAGAATTATCGGGACTAACACACGAGTGCGGTGTATTTGGTGCATTGGCTTGCGGTGATTGGCCGACAGAT CTAGATATAGCTCAGATAGTATGCTTAGGTTTAGTTGCACTTCAACATCGAGGCCAGGAATCGGCAGGCATTGTGACCAGTATGGGAAAATGTGCCAAATCATTTAATGTGCAAAAAGGAATGGGCATgatcaacaacattttcaacgatGAATCCATCCGACGGCTGAAGGGCAATTTAGGTATCGGACATACGCGATACTCAACGTCAGCAGCTTCGGAAGAAGTGAATTGTCAGCCATTTGTAGTGCACACGGCTCACGGTGCCATGGCCGTTGCTCATAATGGTCAACTGGTGAATTGTGAGAGTCTTCGTAGAAAT GTATTACAAGGCGGCGTTGGTCTGTCCACACATAGCgattctgagttgatcactcAAGCGTTGTGTCTGAATCCTCCGGAAGGCGAA AATAACGGTCCGGATTGGCCTGCCCGGATAAGACATTTAATGACACTAGCTCCACTGTCATATTCGTTGGTTATAATGATGAAAGACAAAATTTACGGTGTACGTGATCCGTATGGAAATCGTCCGCTTTGTATTGGAAAAATAGTTCCAATTAACTTGGGAAGAC ACACGTCTCAATCTGTACCTGCCGAAGGTTGGGTTATTTCCAGTGAAAGTTGTGGATTCCTGTCGATTGGCGCCCGATACGAAAGAGAG GTCGAACCCGGTGAGATTGTGGAAATAACACGTGATGGTATCCGAACCATTGACATTGTTGAACGGCCCGAGAACAAGAAATTGGCCTTCTGCATCTTTGAGTACGTTTATTTTGCCCGATCTGATTCGATTTTCGAAGGTCAAATGGTTTACTCCGTTCGATTGCAATGCGGAAGACAGCTAGCACGCGAAGCTCTTGTACAAGCCGACATATGCAGTTCAGTTCCGGAATCTGGCACAGCGGCAGCTCATGGTTACGCAAGAGAG TCTGGTCTACACTTTGCGGAAGTTCTGTGCAAAAATCGATACGTTGGCCGAACATTCATTCAACCATCAACACGACTACGTCAATTGGGCGTAGCTAAGAAGTTTGGTGCTCTATCGGAAAATGTTGAAGGAAAGCGACTCGTCCTAATTGACGATTCAATTGTGAGGGGCAACACAATCGGTCCAATAATTAAACTGCTACGTGATGCTGGCGCACTTGAGGTTCACATTCGTATCGCTAGTCCGCCGTTGTTACATCCGTGCTACATGGGAATCAATATACCAACACGCGGTGAACTAATCGCGAACGAAATGAATCCCGCACAATTGGCTAAACATGTTG GCGCTGACAGTCTTGCCTACTTGAGCGTTGATGGTTTGCGCAGAGCTGTTCGTCATAACATGAAAACAAGTAAACCGAATGAATCTGATCATTGTACGGCCTGTTTGACTGGTGAATATCCTGGTGGTTTACCCGAAGAACTGAGCTGGTAA
- the LOC119068988 gene encoding multifunctional protein ADE2 encodes MAPIPKIVGEYKLGDLLIEGKTKQVFDLPSLPGHCLLLNKDRITAGDGVKSHDLAGKAAISNQTNGKVFGILNAAGVKTAYVKTASENAFISTKCQMIPIEWVTRRLATGSFLKRNEGVPEGYRFAPPKHETFFKDDANHDPQWSDEQIVSAGFVFNGVKIGQTEIDIMRDMSIVVFEVLEKAWATRNCALIDMKIEFGVQENGEIVVADVIDSDSWRLWPSGDKRLMKDKQVYRNLTTVVEADLETIKNNFIWISDQLDQIVARSNHMVVIFMGSPSDQEHCKKIAGHLRDLGVNVQTRISSAHKATQDTLKILRKYESDYEKLVFIAVAGRSNGLGPVLSGNTTYPVINCPPVKPENVNLDVWSSLNVPSGLGCSTVLYPEAAALQAAQIIGLGDFMVWSKLRVKLLSNLNSLRLADQKLNA; translated from the exons ATGGCACCAATACCTAAAATAG TCGGCGAATACAAATTGGGCGACTTGCTTATCGAAGGCAAAACGAAGCAGGTGTTTGATTTACCGTCACTTCCGGGCCATTGCCTTCTGTTGAACAAAGATCGTATAACCGCCGGTGATGGCGTTAAATCTCACGATCTTGCTGGTAAAGCCGCCATTTCGAATCAAACAAATGGCAAAGTTTTCGGAATTTTGAATGCTGCCG GTGTAAAAACGGCCTATGTTAAAACGGCTTCGGAAAATGCGttcatttcaacaaaatgcCAGATGATTCCAATTGAATGGGTTACACGTCGCTTGGCGACTGGATCATTCTTGAAACGAAATGAGGGCGTACCAGAAGGATACCGATTTGCACCGCCGAAGCATGAGACATTCTTCAAAGATGATGCTAACCACGATCCGCAATGGAGTGACGAACAAATTGTTTCAGCCGGATTTGTGTTCAACGGAGTGAAAATTG GTCAAACTGAAATCGACATCATGAGAGACATGAGCATCGTAGTTTTCGAGGTACTGGAGAAAGCCTGGGCCACCAGAAACTGTGCATTGATTGACATGAAAATCGAATTCGGCGTACAAGAGAACG GCGAAATTGTGGTGGCTGACGTAATCGATTCGGATTCATGGAGATTATGGCCGTCTGGTGACAAGCGTTTGATGAAGGACAAACAGGTCTACAGAAATCTGACCACTGTGGTCGAAGCCGATCTGGAGACgatcaaaaacaatttcatttggaTTTCGGATCAATTGGATCAAATCGTGGCCCGAAGCAATCATATGGTCGTCATTTTCATGGGCAGTCCGTCGGACCAGGAACACTGCAAAAAAATTGCCGGACATTTACGGGATTTGGGTGTCAATGTACAGACCAGAATATCATCGGCGCACAAGGCCACTCAGGATACATTGAAAATACTACGTAAATATGAAAGTGACTACGAAAAGCTGGTCTTTATCGCGGTGGCTGGCCGATCGAATGGTTTGGGACCGGTATTGTCGGGAAATACGACGTATCCTGTCATCAATTGTCCACCAGTAAAGCCGGAAAATGTGAACCTGGACGTTTGGTCGAGTTTGAATGTGCCATCCGGTTTGGGATGTAGCACCGTTCTCTATCCAGAGGCTGCGGCTTTGCAGGCGGCTCAGATCATTGGCTTGGGAGATTTTATGGTCTGGTCCAAGTTGAGAGTGAAATTGTTGAGTAATTTGAACAGTCTCCGATTGGCCGATCAAAAGTTGAACGCGTAA
- the LOC119068985 gene encoding adenylyltransferase and sulfurtransferase MOCS3 yields the protein MCGVFVLVFESRLIMNSNVEQLRKDIAALRQELDTKEKLLQKIQLSETTTSKAELNKIEIGRYSRQLILPEIGVTGQLKLKSSSVLVVGCGGLGCPAATYLVGAGIGHIGLVDYDTVELNNLHRQLLHSERAIGVMKSESAKNSLSRLNSTVKISTHNVPLNSENALNIIADYDIVLDATDNVATRYLLNDACVLGRKPLVSGSALQFEGQLTLYNHKSGPCYRCIFPTPPPPETVTNCGDGGVIGAVPGVIGTLQALEAIKLILSLDGVLSGRLLLFDGTQTSFRTVKLRGKRENCDICSDTPKITKLIDYEQFCGMKASDKDTNLNVLDRGDRITVEQYRAIVDEQLEHILIDVRSSNEFAICSLPNSVNIPIKDILSDRTFPSIVENLKSKEKLPIFVVCRRGNDSQLAVKRFNEIVENGVQAKDLVGGLHSWAESVDQSFPVY from the exons ATGTGTGGagtgtttgttttggtttttgaatCGAGATTGATCATGAACTCAAATGTGGAACAATTACGAAAAGATATCGCGGCACTGCGCCAAGAACTCGACACTAAAGAGAAATTGCTacagaaaattcaattgtccGAAACG ACGACCAGCAAGGCCGaactcaataaaattgaaatcggtcGCTACAGCAGACAGTTAATCCTGCCAGAAATCGGTGTAACCGGCCaactaaaattgaaatcttctTCGGTCCTTGTTGTCGGTTGCGGTGGGCTTGGGTGTCCAGCTGCTACGTATTTGGTTGGAGCAGGGATCG GTCACATTGGACTTGTCGATTACGATACCGTTGAACTAAATAATTTACATCGGCAGCTGTTGCACAGTGAAAGAGCCATTGGTGTCATGAAATCAGAATCAGCTAAGAATTCTCTATCGCG ATTAAATTCAACGGTCAAAATTTCAACTCACAACGTGCCACTGAACAGCGAGAATGCACTGAACATCATCGCTGATTATGACATCGTTCTGGATGCGACTGATAATGTTGCGACTCGTTATCTCCTCAATGATGCTTGCGTTCTCGGTCGAAAACCTCTAGTTTCTGGAAGTGCATTGCAG TTCGAGGGTCAATTGACACTATACAATCACAAATCGGGTCCCTGTTACAGATGCATTTTCCCAACGCCTCCTCCACCGGAAACAGTCACCAATTGCGGAGATGGCGGTGTTATTGGAGCAGTACCGGGTGTAATCGGTACTCTTCAAGCATTGGAAGccatcaaattgattttatcgTTGGATGGTGTCTTGTCTGGTCGTCTACTCTTATTCGATGGAACCCAGACCTCATTTCGAACAGTAAAACTTCGTGGGAAACGTGAAAATTGTGACATTTGCTCAGACACTCCGAAGATTACCAAGCTCATCGACTACGAACAATTTTGCGGCATGAAAGCGTCCGACAAAGACACCAACTTGAATGTGTTGGACCGTGGTGATCGTATAACTGTTGAACAGTACCGAGCGATTGTGGACGAACAGCTGGAACACATTTTAATCGATGTTCGGAGTTCAAACGAATTCGCTATTTGCAGCCTACCAAATTCGGTCAACATTCCAATCAAAGACATTTTGAGCGACAGAACATTTCCCAGCATAGTGGAGAATTTGAAGTCGAAAGAGAAGTTGCCga ttttcgtGGTGTGCCGTCGGGGTAACGATTCGCAACTAGCAGTGAAACGGTTTAAtgaaatcgttgaaaatgGAGTTCAAGCTAAAGATCTCGTCGGCGGATTACATTCTTGGGCTGAATCGGTGGATCAATCATTTCCGGTATACTGA